One window of Oleomonas cavernae genomic DNA carries:
- a CDS encoding DUF2497 domain-containing protein: MGNDRKPGRNAFAQVAQASRPPAGTRRADGDARSVEEVVEDLLRPMLKDWLDTHLAGIVERCVAEELARISGRDPNL; encoded by the coding sequence ATCGGAAACGATCGCAAGCCAGGCCGCAATGCCTTTGCCCAGGTCGCCCAGGCCAGCCGGCCGCCGGCCGGGACGCGCCGCGCGGACGGCGACGCCCGCTCGGTCGAGGAGGTGGTCGAGGACCTGCTGCGGCCGATGCTCAAGGATTGGCTGGATACCCACCTGGCCGGGATCGTCGAGCGTTGCGTGGCCGAGGAACTGGCGCGCATTTCCGGGCGCGATCCCAACCTCTGA